The nucleotide window AGCATGCCGTCGATGGTGCCGCCGAGTGCCTGCCCCATCAGCTCCGGCGTGATGTCGCCATCGACCCAACCCTGAAAGAAGCAACCACAGACCTTGTCGCCAGCCTTCCAGCGGGTCACGCCCGGGCCGACCTCAACCACATCGCCCGCTCCGTCCGAGTTCGGAATGCGCGGATAGGGAATGCCCCGGGGCACCGGCGCCTCGACCGTGGCGAGATCCCGGTAATTGATGGAAGAGGCCCGGACCCGGACCAGAACCTCGCCCGGTCCCGGCTTCGGGTCCGCGCGCTCGCTCAAGGCAAGAGCATCAACGCCGCCATCCGAGACGATTTCGTAAGCTTTCATGGCATCAACCTCCGCTCAATATCAGGATCAGGATCAGGCGCCGAACCGGCCGCAATCGACCAGCAGGGTCTGACCGGTGACAGCACCGTTGGCGCAGAAGAACAGCATGGTCTCGGCAACATCCTCAGGCTCGACCATACGCCCGAGCAATGAGTTGGCGACCGATGTGTTCTTGCGCTCTTCGGGCCAACCGTCCGTCCAGGGCGTCCGCACCAGACCGGGCGCCACGGCATTCACCCGTACTTCGGGAGACATCGCCTTCGCAAGGTTCTTCGTCAGGTTCATCAACCCGGCCTTCGATGCCGCATAGGCAATCGAGCTGCCGATACCGCCGAAGGCCGCGATGGAGGCCGTATTGACAATGCAGCCCCGGCTCTCTGTCAGCGCCGCGCGGGCAGCGCGGGCACAACGGAACGGACCGATCAGGTTAGTGTTGATGATGGTGGACCAGAACTCCTCCGTCATCGCATCCATATCCTCGAACGGGATCGGATCGAGCGAGACCGGCGTTCCAGCATTGTTGATCAGGATATCGAGCCCGCCAAGCGCATCGATGGCGTCCGCCACCATCCGGTCCGCGTCCTTCGGATCCGCGACGTTGCCCGGAATGGCATGCGCCTTGTTCCCCGCCTGATGAAACGCGGCGACGGTTTCCTTGCCGCGCGGATCGTCAGCCAGATGATTGATCGCGACTTCCGCACCACACTCCGCCAGCAGGCGGGCTGTTGCCCGCCCGATACCGGACGCACCGCCGGTGACCAGCGCCTTCTTGCCGCTGAGATCAGCTTTCAACATGTCTCTGTTCCAATACTCAATCGTTGCGTCGGACAAGGCCGAAAGCCGTACGGGCTTCGCTCGGGTCCGCAACCTCGCCACCGATGCTTTCGATGATCTGCACCGCGCGCTCGACCAGTTGCGCGTTGCTTTTCGCCATCTCGCCCCGCGCCATGTAGAGATTATCCTCAAGTCCGACACGGG belongs to Nisaea sp. and includes:
- a CDS encoding SDR family oxidoreductase; the encoded protein is MLKADLSGKKALVTGGASGIGRATARLLAECGAEVAINHLADDPRGKETVAAFHQAGNKAHAIPGNVADPKDADRMVADAIDALGGLDILINNAGTPVSLDPIPFEDMDAMTEEFWSTIINTNLIGPFRCARAARAALTESRGCIVNTASIAAFGGIGSSIAYAASKAGLMNLTKNLAKAMSPEVRVNAVAPGLVRTPWTDGWPEERKNTSVANSLLGRMVEPEDVAETMLFFCANGAVTGQTLLVDCGRFGA